The DNA region GGGTCGTTTGGTAACTAgttatttatgtataaaattaatatgttgtttggtttgcaatttaAAAAACCCGCATAACTGATACATATATAAGGTATAATAACTAATCCATGCATAAGCACTAAATAATGGATAGATTTCCTCATAACTAATCTCTGTTTTACTAATACTTGCATAGCTCTATAACCAactaccaaatgacccctaaaaGTTTAAAAGATCGTTTGGTACGCGGAATAAGGTGAATATTCCAagattaaagttgaaattaaatttataatgcATTTATTTGACGGCCCCATCTGATCCCattaaatttgaaattattttattctaGTTAGTTTAGAAATTATAATTCCGAGACTATAATATCGGGCATAATTTTATCCGCAAACCAAACGAGCCTGAATGAATATTTTTCTGAAAGGCAAAATAGCCACGTTTCACAACACTCCACCGTGTCACTACTACCACCCCTATTTATTAAACTTTCattcatccatatatatatattgttgagCTTTCCAAAAGACAAACAGAACAATTCagcttttttgtttttaaaacttcatccaaacatggccttctccTCCACCATTTCTCCCAAAAATTGCCGCCTCTCTTCCTCCTCATCCTCCAACTTCCCTAAATCTCAAAATCCACCCCTCAAATTCAACAAAATTACACTTTACCCCTCAAAGAATCCTCTTTCCATTGCTTGTGTCCTTACAGAAAAACAATCAATGGCGGCTCAACcggtttggtagctggttatttatatataaaaattaatacgGTGTTTATAATTTAGAACCTGCATAACTAATAGCACTACATGTAAAAATTATGAGGTACTACTAAAAATTAAATCCTACTCACTAATCCCTACGTAAAATAATACATGGATCTCTCATAATCAATTCCAGTATTATTAATACATGTATAATACTAACAAGCTATCAAACGACCCCAATAACtagattacaacaacaacaacaagaagcccaGTATAATCTCACCATGGTATCTGAGAGGAAGCACGTTATGACCTAACCCCCGTTGAAAGCGTAGGCGGTTGCTTTCCGAAAGACTTCCTACcaagagaggaaaagagaaaaacaagaaaacaagacaaaacgTGAGATAAGCAAGATaccgaaaacaatatgaaaatagcgaataacaaaagcgagaaagtcatggaaaacGGTCtgaaagaaaggagcattaactactatagataaataagataaacaaagacacccaacaaatataagcagaaTAAATGTGTAAATCAAATGGCAAGACCCCAATAACTAGATTAAACATCTTAAATACTTCTTCCgtcttaatttatgtggcattttttgaatttaaagatttaaacgaattttttacaaataatttttcatatggccttaaaaatattttaaattatcaattgtGGTGATTTATAGTACATTTTATCTAGtttataaatatgtaaatttcatccaattttttgTATATTCTTTATctaaatacataattaaaattgaGAAGTTTggtaccacataaattgagacaagtTAGACTCGTTGGATGTGATTGCTGTTTGGtaagaatatattttttcctGAAAAGGAAATTCAGCCACGTTTCACAAACTTCCCCTATTTAAACTTTCCATAAGACAAAAAGAGCAATTCATCTTTTCTGTTTTCTTAAAGCTCTTCatccaaacatggccttctccTCCACCATTTCTCCCAAACATTGCCGCCTCTCTTCTTCCTCATCCTCCAACTTCCCTAAATCCCAAAATCCACCCCTCAAATTCAACAAAATTACACTTTACCCCTCAAAGAATCCTCTTTCCATTGCTTGTGTTCTTACAGAAAAACAATCAATGGCGGCTGAACCGGCGGTTCTTCAACGACCCGATGCGTTTGGCCGGTTCGGTAAATTTGGCGGGAAATATGTACCAGAAACCCTAATGCACGCGCTTGATGAACTTGAAACCGCGTTTAAAGCACTCGCTACAGATGGAGCTTTTCAGGTACTCGTAAatgaaattttagttttttttttttttttttttttttggttttttatttgcttaaaatttcaaattgatgGTTTGATTTAGAAGACAAATTATTTAGTAGTATTGAAATGTGCATTTTCAGGCTCATTGTTTTAATTTGCACAAATGTTCAAATTGATgatttgatttcattttcttttaaaagacaAATTGTTTAgtacttgtttggatggttattatatatatagtttcaTAATGTGTCATAATAGTATAATGTACTGTACTGTTTTGATGCTATAATGTTCGGATAGATAGTATTCCTGTATTGAAATGTGGATTTTCAGGTTTTcgcaaatgaactttttttttttttttttttttttttttttttttttatataatttgcaGAAATGTTCAAATTGATGATttgattttgtttgttttagaaGACAATCTGTTTAGTAGTATTGAATTGTGGATTTTCAGGTTCTCgcggatgatttttttttttttaaaatattttaaattgatgatttgattttgtttgatttacAAATCAAACTGTTTAGTAGGATTGAATTGTGGATTTTCAGGTTCTCgcggatgattttttttttaaaaatattttaaattgatgatttgattttgtttgatttacAAATCAAACTGTTTAGTAGTATTGAAATGTGGATTTTCAGGTTCTCGCGGAtgattttttagattttttttttttttaatttgcttaGCAAGGCGTTCCgagccttggggtgctccctttagatccaaaaaaataaattcactttttttggaatttttgaagttggagttggagttggagttgtgcaccccgtagttttgaaattgtagtttttggtgaaatgtagtcaaaaaaaaaagtgatttttttttttgaaaaacaagttttttgagtttttggtgttccggaatacaacttcaagttgtatttggaatatttatggccaaacgcccaaaagtgaaaaaaaattccaaaaaaaagtgaataatttttatggccaaacggcacctaagTATTTCAAAatgatgatttgatttgatttgatttactTTACAAGACAAATTGTTTAGTAGTATTGAAATGTGGATTTTCCAGGTTCTTgagttttttgttttgttttaattttccGGGTTGATAAGTTTTCGAATCGGTGATTTGATATCAGTTGCTTTAAGAGACAATTTGTTTAGTAGTATTGAAATGAAATGGGTCCGAATAGAGTAGAATGGATAATATGTAGTATGATGTTGATTCATGATATTTGATTTCATTTCTTTggttgctatttttttttaattaaactttGACCCTGCAATAACCTGCATTCTATCATGGATATGCTAGTCGAATTGAAAAAGAGATATAATTAGCAACAATTTTCAGGATTTAGTGCTGTATCGTGTGATCTTCTAACCTTTTTCGTGGATAGAGGTTCCTTAACTAGCTTAGGATAGAGGGGGAGAGTAGGCGAAAACCATAAGCAACATTTCCCTTGCATTTTTTGCAAAGAAGCTGCTTTCACACCTTGAACACAAACCTAAAATCGCAAAAGGAGGAACTTTACCATGGCACAAAGGCTTGTACTCAGTATCAGGACCGGTAACTGTGCAGTGGGTGCCGTATACTCCTCTTAAACTATTAGTTCATCGAGTCATCAACCTTGATTTGCAAAGGAAGCCGGTGATGTAAAATATGTCTCTTTGTAGCTCCTAGAATCCTTAATAGATTTAACATAGGGCTATACTTTTGTCTTCACACTTTTGGCATAATGTACGTAATCAGATAATCTAGCACATTCTTAGTGCTGTTTATGAATAAAAGCTTACCATTTCCAAAAAATCAGTGTCTTTCTACCTCCTGGATATGTGGACCCAAATAAGGTTGAGTATTCAACTAGCAAATGCTATTTCCTTTCTTAATAGTTTTGTTGCCTGAACTTCTGTAATTTGATAACAGAGGTTATCAAATTACATGAGTGAAACGTTTGTTGGATTTTTTAGCACAGTTCAAATCTTCTGGAAAAGAAATTTTAGCCatgatcttttctttttgttaacaACTCTCTTTTGTTCATTTTCAAATCCCATTCATTGTGAAGGCTTGTGATGTCCCACTTAAAGCCTGTAACTTTTTTAACTGATTTTTGCTGTCTGCAGAAAGAGCTACATGGaatattgaaagattatgtagGCAGAGAGAGCCCTCTTTATTTTGCAGAACGACTTACTGAGCACTACAAGCGTCCAGATGGCAAAGGGCCTCTGATCTACCTGAAAAGGGAAGATCTTAACCACACTGGTGCCCACAAAATCAATAATGCTGTTGCCCAAGCTTTGCTTGCCAAGCGCTTGGGCAAGAAACGCATCATTGCTGAGACAGGGGCAGGTCAGCATGGTGTTGCCACCGCTACTGTTTGTGCTCGCTTTGGTTTGGAATGTATTATCTATATGGGTGCTCAAGATATGGAGAGACAAGCACTAAATGTCTTCAGAATGAAGCTTCTTGGAGCTGAGGTTGGTTTCGTTCGTTCATTATGAGTTGTGGTTGTTCCTAGCTTACTTAATAGAGATCATTATGCAAAGAATTTAGTGACTGACTTTGCTGTTCCATGGAATTCACCAGTGTGCCTTTCATTAATTTGCCATTTAACTTGTCTGATAACTTCTTTATGTCCACTAAGATGCATTTTCACTCTGCAGATGTGTggcaacttttcttttttagtctgtcccacaATAATGTTCATTTTTCTCataaaaatatgtttcaaaCATATTCTACTAGAAAAGAAGGGGGAAAAAACTAGAAGGGATGTTATTTGCTCTTTCAAAAACtactttcttctattttcttaagaaaaggAAGGGCCTCACATCTTCCAACGAATATATAATAATTCAATTTTACAACTTCTAGTTAATAACGGTATTGAACTAGGAAAGTCAGTTCGGTACGAGGGGAGTAAGTTTTTCGTTGTATCCGATGCTTATTGGAGTTCTCTGAGAATGGTAACATTCCGTGGTAAATGCAGTCCATAGTTTCAGTGACCAAAAGTTTTAAGTCCCTAATACTGTTAATGGCAGGAATTAGTAATGATTAATTCTGAGTTTGATGTAGAGCTATCAGGAGGATATATCTAAATAGATAAGGAGATGGAGTTACCTTTAAAATCCATGAATGAGCCTTGATGGATGCAAATGCGAGTAAGAAGTTTACCTGCAAATTGTGTTCTGCAACACCGGTGGAAGCCATCAcagttttcttgatttcaccGTCTAAAAGACCAAATCCGAAGTGTGTTAACTGTGACTCATCTAAAGGACATACAATTACATAGTATTAACAAAATTGAACAAAGTATTTTATTAGATGGTTACTTTTGGCTTAGTTTTCTTCCTCTTTGCCGCAAGTCAAATTGCTAACCGTGGATTCTCTATTTAATAAGGACTAGTTTTATAATTTGATCAAAAATAGTTTGAACCAGTTTTTCCTTGAGTTGCTAGCATTTCTTgacttcattttccataattTACATGCAGGTTAGAGGAGTCCACTCTGGGACTGCTACGCTCAAGGATGCCACTTCAGAGGCTATAAGGGATTGGGTTACAAATGTCGAAACAACTCATTACATACTTGGATCTGTTGCCGGACCTCATCCGTACCCCATGATGGTAAGAGAGTTTCATGCAGTGATTGGCAAAGAAACAAGGAAACAAGCATTGGAAAAATGGGGTGGGAAACCAGACGTGCTTGTTGCTTGTGTTGGTGGAGGCTCAAATGCTATTGGACTGTTTCATGAGTTTGTTGATGATAAAGATGTCAGGTTGATTGGTGTAGAGGCTGCTGGTTTTGGTATAGACAGTGGAAAACATGCTGCAACTCTGACAATGGGAGAGGTTGGAGTACTGCACGGAGCTATGAGCTATCTGCTGCAAGATGAAGATGGACAGATAGTTGAGCCCCATTCCATCAGTGCTGGGTAATAACTTCTTTTCTTGGTGGTGAAAGTTTGAGCAAGCCGTTCTATAGAGGTCTTTACATCTACTTAACggtccattttcattttttcttttcttctcttccttATGGCATTACTAGATTGGATTACCCTGGAGTTGGGCCAGAGCACAGCTTTTTGAAAGACTTGGGACGAGCAGAGTATTATAGCATTACTGATGAGGAGGCTTTAGAAGGTGACTGTTGACTTCTCTACTAGTTCCTGATTCTAATCTTGGTTCCATTTGAACTCactctttttttgttgtttatctgagaattaattcaaaataaCACAAAACGGCTTGCACTTGGTTTTATCCTATGTTGTTTGGACCCTCCAAAATGTTGCAGCACCCGTGCCGGATCTTCCAGAAATACATAGTTGAGGATCCAACACACACccgataatatttttttaggaGTCCAAGCAACATAGGTTTTAGCTTTCATCATTACATCTTCGTACAACATTCTAAGTTTCACTAATGTTCTCGTGCTGCGCTGATTTTTGTTTGCAGCCTTCAAGCGATTATCTCGGTTAGAGGGCATTATTCCTGCGCTCGAAACATCTCATGCTCTGGCTTACTTGGAGAAGTTGTGTCCAACTCTACCCAATGGGACTAAGGTGGTGCTTAACTGCAGTGGTAGAGGAGATAAAGATGTTCAGACAGCTATTAagtatttgaagttttgattGAATCCCTTTTGGATTCATTTTGTACTTTAGGAAACTGAGTGAAACATGTTTGTTGTATTAGTAAAATGCCTTTCTTCTGatgaataaatatttttcttgacgAAATGCCGTTCTCATGAATAAagatttttcttgaagaaagttTTTGTTAACTGATGGTTCAAAATCCTTGGTGGTCGTTTCTTTTGATTACATGAGAAAAACTTAACTGCGATGAATTTCCGTGTAACCCTCTTCTTTTCTTCGGGCTTGGAATATGAATAAGCTCACACATGCGGAGTTTTTAATATCTGCTGTTGTACACAAGTTGAAGAAACTCTTGTTCGTACAACAGTTGTGCCCGAAAATTTCATGGTAAATTTTGAGTGAATTAGCAAGGACCATCTTGCAAGGCTAAATATACCTTGCAAAAATATTCGTGGATGACTGATAGCATAGTAGCGTGGGGTAAAAAACTTTGTGGATGATTGATAGCAAAGTGATCGTGAAAGACGGGTGAAAATAATCCACAAGAGTGAAATAGAAGTTACCATGGAACACTAAAGCGAGAAGAACCCATGAGTGTGAAATAAAAGTTAGCATGGAACACTAAAGTACCAAAATAAAACGGGTTCAATCGAATCTAATATATTTTACATGAAATGCAACATATAGTGAGCAATCATTATAAGTTCCGGAAATATTAAATGTTTAACTTGCAATTTCGAAAGTATAATAAGTTTAatgataaattttttgaaaagttgaactcgtcaaatttaaattctggatagaagctcaccgaACTACCCTTTTATTAAATAATGCAATATTACTTTTACAAGATATTACTTTCATATAAAttggttttaattattttcatcatttcttttacttccataatttttcatttttttgttttgttgacgATTCGCTAATTTCCAAAGTTATTCCCAAACGCTTTATTTCAGGTAGAAAAAGAACGAACAATTAAGAGGTGAACAACAGAGACATTAATCCGGAAAACAGCAGCAGTATTAGCAAATTCAGCCATTAATGCGACTTCGATAAATGGCTGGAGAAGACAAATACAAAGAGTTCGATTTTCATCTAAGGTTCTTTCATCTTTCGTTTGTCTTTTATTTACTtcctgtttcaatttatgtgacacttaaaaaaaaagaaaaaagatagacAATCTTTAGATACTCAGTTACAAGTTTAATTTCAAACTTCCATGTTACTCTTAATAAAATGATCGGAATGATTTATAGCTACAAAAAGATCTACGACTCATTTTAAACACAAGTTTCGgttgtgattttttttcttaaacccCATATTCggtcaaaatattatttccaaaaagTTATTCCCTCCGTCCCTCCGTCCGATGCGTGTCACGGTTATTACGACGCTTGTGGTCCAAATTTTTTTCCGACCCCCGCGCGGGTTTTTTGCAGACCGCTACCCTACCCACTTTCCCAATTTTCCCTTTTACACGCCTCttaagaaattataaataaaatatatattttattaccTTACTCCTATCTCTCTCTAATAAATACATCCTAATCAATATTGACtaatttcaagaatatttaatattaagggtaagatggaaaagatttaattaattttatcttgattttgtaaatgaataagtaattaggatatatatttttagtaatgtgatcaaataatatgggacggagagagtatttgatttttcaaaaatagcccctcattctatatttaataagttaatAATTGAAACATTCACGTGATAAGTTAATATAACAAGATTGAAAGcatattttaaaactttaatcTTATTCTTAATTTAGgaatacaaattttttttttttttttaaacattatGCACGGTCAAACTGATTACACTTATTTATGGTAGAGGGAGCAAGTACTCCATCCGTTGACTTgtacttattcacttttaactttacatacacttattaaaaaataataaataaaatacataatttaccaatctatttatattaattgatgtatatttttattaaatttaaaataaataattaatattatgagtaaaatgaaaataaaagttgaaaatctatttttaaaatattgaacaaGGAAAAATGGACGGCGAGTACAAAATAACATTTCAGGTagaggaggaaaaaaaagaggtgAACACGAGGACATTAATCTGGAAAACGATAGCAAGTTGAGCCATTGACGTTGCTGCTTGGATAAAATGGGGGGAGAAGAGAAATACAAAGAGTTCGATTATCATATAAGATGTTTATCTTCGAGTGCTAGAGACTCCAATTTCGCCAACGACCTTGCTTCCGATCCTTCTCTCCTCAATTCCGTCagttttttcttctctcttgctctacacacacacacacacacacacacactagttCACATTGTTCAATTGAtatagaggattcatatagctaatattaattaattttgaaattgaCGAGTAAAATAGTTGAATTGTTGCTTGTGTTGTCATTTTCAGGTCAAAAAGTCTCTGTgatttatatataaaagtgagaaatcaaaagaaatgtTGATATAGATGATTTATATATCCAATATTAAGCCGTAGCAGTTGATTGTGTTCATTTTTAGGTTAAAGTTGATTTATGTAGAACTGAGAAATCagaagattttgaaaattagaagattttgatatatgtgatatatatatatattgttaataTTATTAACTCATTTAGAGTTAAAGTGAGGTGTACCAGTTgaattgttgatttttttttcaggTCACAATGTAGAAGTGAGAAATTAGAAGATTATTTATATAGCTAATATTAACTCATTTGGAATTGACGAGTAAAATAGTTGAATTGCTGCTTATGTTGTCATTTTCAGGTCAAAAAGTCTCTGTgatttatatataaaagtgagaaatcaaaagaaatgtTGATATAGATGATTTATATATCCAATATTAAGGCGTAGCAGTTGATTGTGTTCATTTTTAGGTTAAAGTTGATTTATGTAGAACTGAGAAATCAGAAGATTTTGAGAAATTAGAAGATttttgatatatgtgatatatatatattgttaataTTATTAACTCATTTAGAGTTAAAGTGAGGTGTACCAGTTgaattgttgatttttttttcaggTCACAATGTAGAGGTGAGAAATTAGAAGATTATTTATATAGCTAATATTTACTCATTTGGAATTGAGGTGTAGTAGTTGAACTGTTCAATTAATGTTTATGAtttatatagataaaatattaactaattaccttatcaaaaaaaaaaaaaaaaaagaggaaaataatattaactaATTTTGAACTGAGGTGTAGCAGTTGATTGTGTTGTTCATTTTCAGGTCAGTTTTTTCTCTTTCCACACACAAACACGCAGAGAGTCGTGCACATTGTTCAATTGATGTAGATGATTTATATAGCTAATAGTAACTAATTTTGAATTGAGGTGCAGCAGTTGATGTAGATGGATACagacgttgttgttgttgttgtagtagtagTTGATGTAGATGATTTATATAGTTATTATGAACTAATTTGGAATTGAGGTGTATAGCACTTTGATTTTGTTGATTGTGTTTGTCATTTCTTGTGATTTATGTAGAAATGAGAAATCAGAAGATTGTGGATATATATGATTTATATAGCCAATATTATTAACTCATTTGGAATTGGGGTGTATAGCAGTTGATTGTGTTGTTTATTTTTAGGTTAAAAGTGATTTATGTAGGTGAGAAATCAGAAGATTGTGGATATATATGATTTATATAGCCAATATTATTAACTCATTTGGAATTGGGGTGTATAGCAGTTGATTGTTGATTGTGTTGTTTATTTTTAGGTTAAAAGTGATTTAGGTAGGTGAGAAATCAGAAGAGTGTTGATATATTTGACTTATATAGCCCATATTAACTCATTGAGGTGTAGCAGTTGATTGTTGATTGTGTAGTTCATTCTCAGGTCAAAGTTCTTTGTGATTATTGATATAGATGGTTATATACTGGCCAATATTATCTAATTTTGAACTGGGGTGGAgcagttgatgttgttgattgtgTTGTTCATTTTCAGTTCAAAAGTCTTTGTGATTTATGTATAATTGATAAATGAGAAGATTGTTGATATAGATGATTTATATAGCAAACATTAGCTCATTTCGAATTGAGTTTGTGATTTGTGTAGAAGTGAGAAATTAGAAGTTTGTTGATATAGATGATATTGTTAATCCGATAATAACTTACTTCGAGTTGAGGTGAGCAGTTGATTGTTGATTGTGTTGTCATTTTCAGGTCAAACATCTTTGTGATTTATGTAGAAGAAAGTTAGAATGTGGAACCTAGTATAAATTACTACTAGTTGGACCAAAAAACAGATTTTTCAAGGGATTGTGAGATAACTTTTTCTTCCTCTCAATCATTcaagatattatgtgaattagtaTATTACTGAATCTAATGAGCTAAACTTAATTAAAGTAAAAAGCAAAAGTTTTCTAGTTTTATAAGTGTTGCTTTAAAATCACGAGAAATCAGAAGATTGTTGATATAGATGATTTTAGCCGATATTATTAACTCATTTGGACTTGAGGTGTATAGcagttgattattgattgtgttTGTCATTTTCAGGTCAAAAGTCTTTGCGATTTATGTAGAAGTGAGAAATCAGAAGATTTGATTGCTAGGGTTTATCCTCATCTGAATAGGATATTTCAGCGATGTGTTTCTTCAATTACGCAGTCTCAAACCTCGAATggtcttcttcttttggtactCTTTTCCGTGCTTTTACTTTTATGCTGTGTGCTATTTTAAACTGAACTTTTAATTGCACTTTGCACAGTAATAAGCTGAAATTGTTAGAACTTTCCAAATCTTTTAATATGTCGATCATCAGATACCTATTTCTGCAGGTAGAAGGTcaaatttctcctttttgaCTGCTTGTTTAAATCAATAGTTTGGTTTGCCAGAAAGAGACAGCTAATTATGCATAATTTCGGTGTAGCTCACTATGAGCAAGACGATGAGAGATTAAAAAGGACTAGCGTTGTTACTTATTATTATCTAATGGGATAACTGTTCGCAAGCAACCtcagaggaaaaaaaaacagtCTTTTCAGATAGTTCTGACTTCTGAGAAAGTTCTGGAATCTGAATCTTGGCCGGTAGAACTATTTCAGTTGAAATTGTTAGaactttgaaattttttgatttACCAATTATCAGATGCTAATTTCTATAAGAATGTacaatttctccttttttactgcttgtttaaatcaaataatttaGTTTGCCGGAAAGAGAGAGCTAATTATGCATAATTCCGGTGGAGCTGACAATAGCAAGACAATGAGAGAGATTAAAAAGGACTAGTGCTGCTATTATCTAAAGAGATAACTGTGTCACGAGCTACCTCGGAGGAAAAAGACAGCCTTCTCAGATAATTCTGAAAAGGTTCTGGAATCTGAGTCTTGGCTGGTGGAACTATTTCAGTTAGATTTTAACATCTTGTGCACTAC from Lycium ferocissimum isolate CSIRO_LF1 chromosome 2, AGI_CSIRO_Lferr_CH_V1, whole genome shotgun sequence includes:
- the LOC132046626 gene encoding tryptophan synthase beta chain 1; the encoded protein is MAFSSTISPKHCRLSSSSSSNFPKSQNPPLKFNKITLYPSKNPLSIACVLTEKQSMAAEPAVLQRPDAFGRFGKFGGKYVPETLMHALDELETAFKALATDGAFQKELHGILKDYVGRESPLYFAERLTEHYKRPDGKGPLIYLKREDLNHTGAHKINNAVAQALLAKRLGKKRIIAETGAGQHGVATATVCARFGLECIIYMGAQDMERQALNVFRMKLLGAEVRGVHSGTATLKDATSEAIRDWVTNVETTHYILGSVAGPHPYPMMVREFHAVIGKETRKQALEKWGGKPDVLVACVGGGSNAIGLFHEFVDDKDVRLIGVEAAGFGIDSGKHAATLTMGEVGVLHGAMSYLLQDEDGQIVEPHSISAGLDYPGVGPEHSFLKDLGRAEYYSITDEEALEAFKRLSRLEGIIPALETSHALAYLEKLCPTLPNGTKVVLNCSGRGDKDVQTAIKYLKF